A single window of Dermacentor albipictus isolate Rhodes 1998 colony chromosome 1, USDA_Dalb.pri_finalv2, whole genome shotgun sequence DNA harbors:
- the LOC135914576 gene encoding zinc finger protein 26-like, giving the protein MRFHCHLCARSFTVKSTLREHLRIHTGEKSFQCPSSPRRFPRKSNLDRHLCTHTGEKPFQCPSCPQSFSQKSNLNQHLCTHTGEKPFQCPSCPQSFSRKSHLNQHLCTHTGERPFQCPACPRSFSQKNTLNQHLYTHTGEKPFQCPLCPQSFSRKSTLNQHLCIHTGERPFQCPACPQSFSQKNTLNQHLHTHTGEKPFQCPSCPRSFSRKSNLNRHLHTHTGEKPFQCPSCPRSFSRKSNLNRHLCTHTCEKLFQCPACPQSFSQKSNLNQHLCTHTGEKPFQCPSCPQSFSRKSHLNQHLRKHTGEKPFHCPVCPQSFSQKTHLNQHLCTHTGDKPFQCPSCPQRFPQKRNLNRHLRTHTGEKPFQCPSCPRSFSVKNTLNRHLCTHTGEKPFQCPLCPRSFSQKNTLNQHLHTHTGKKPFQCPSCPQSFSRKSQLNQHLCTHTGERPFQCPACPQSFSQKSTLNQHLHTHTGEKPFQCPSCPQSFSRKSNLNRHLCTHTGEKLFQCPACPQSFSQKSTLNQHLHTHTGEKPFQCPSCPQSFSRKSNLNRHLCTHTGEKLFQCPSCPQRFSQKNALNQHLCTHTGEKPFQCPLCPQSFSQKSTWKVHLRFH; this is encoded by the coding sequence ATGCGATTTCATTGCCATTTATGCGCTAGGAGCTTCACGGTGAAGTCTACATTGAGGGAACACCTGCGCATTCACACAGGAGAGAAgtcatttcagtgcccttcgtcTCCTCGAAGATTCCCACGAAAGAGTAATCTCGATCGACACctgtgcacccacacaggtgagaagccatttcaatgcccatcatgccctcagagcttctcacagaaAAGTAATCTGAACCAGCATctgtgcacccacacaggcgagaagccatttcaatgcccttcgtgccctcagagcttctcacgaaagagtcATCTGAATCAGCACCTttgcacccacacaggcgagcggccatttcaatgccctgcatgccctcggagcttctcacagaaAAATACTCTGAACCAACACCTGTACACCcatacaggcgagaagccatttcaatgccctttgtgccctcagagcttctcacgaaagagtaCTCTGAACCAGCATCTCTgcatccacacaggcgagaggccatttcaatgccctgcatgccctcagagcttctcacagaaAAATACTCTGAACCAACACTTGCACACCcatacaggcgagaagccatttcagtgcccatcgtgccctcggagcttctcacgaaagagtaATCTCAATCGACACCTGCACACCcatacaggcgagaagccatttcagtgcccatcgtgccctcggagcttctcacgaaagagtaATCTCAATCGACACCTGTGCACCCACACATGTGAGAAGCTATTTCAATGCCCTgcgtgccctcagagcttctcacagaaAAGTAATCTGAACCAGCATctgtgcacccacacaggtgagaagccatttcaatgcccttcatgccctcagagcttctcacgaaagagtcATCTAAACCAGCACCTGCGCAaacacacaggcgagaagccatttcattgccctgtgtgccctcagagcttctcacaaaagactCACCTGAACCAGCACctgtgcacccacacaggtgacaagccatttcaatgcccttcgtgccctcaAAGATTCCCACAAAAGAGAAATCTCAATcgacacctgcgcacccacacaggtgagaagccatttcagtgcccatCATGCCCTCGGAGCTTCTCCGTGAAAAATACTCTGAACCGACACCTGTGTACCcatacaggcgagaagccatttcagtgccctttgtgccctcggagcttctcacagaaAAATACTCTGAACCAACACCTGCACACTCATACAGgcaagaagccatttcagtgcccttcgtgccctcagagcttctcacgaaagagtcAACTGAATCAGCACCTttgcacccacacaggcgagaggccatttcagtgccctgcgtgccctcagagcttctctcAGAAAAGTACCCTGAACCAACACCTGCACACTcatacaggcgagaagccatttcagtgcccttcgtgccctcagagcttctcacgaaagagtaATCTCAATCGACACctgtgcacccacacaggtgagaagctaTTTCAATGCCCTgcgtgccctcagagcttctcacagaaAAGTACTCTGAACCAACACCTGCACACTcatacaggcgagaagccatttcagtgcccttcgtgccctcagagcttctcacgaaagagtaATCTCAATCGACACctgtgcacccacacaggtgagaagctaTTTCAATGCCCATCGTGCCCTCAGAGATTCTCACAGAAGAATGCTCTGAACCAACACCTGTGCACCCACACTggagagaagccatttcagtgccctttatgccctcaaagcttctcacaaaAATCGACATGGAAAGTTCACCTGCGCTTCCACTAA